A single genomic interval of Dromiciops gliroides isolate mDroGli1 chromosome 1, mDroGli1.pri, whole genome shotgun sequence harbors:
- the LOC122734055 gene encoding 40S ribosomal protein S15-like has translation MAEVEQKKKRTFRKFTYRGVDLDQLLDMSYEQLVQLYSARQRRRLNPGLRRKQHSLLKRLRNAKKEAPPMEKPEVVKTHLRDMIILPEMVGSMVGVYNGKTFNQVEIKPEMIGHYLGEFSITYKPMKHGRPGIGATHSSRFIPLK, from the coding sequence ATGGCAGAAGTGGAGCAGAAGAAGAAGCGAACCTTCCGGAAGTTCACGTACCGTGGCGTGGACCTGGATCAGCTCCTAGACATGTCCTATGAACAGCTCGTGCAGTTGTACAGCGCCCGGCAGCGGCGAAGACTCAACCCGGGTCTGCGGCGCAAGCAGCATTCCCTCCTTAAGCGCCTGAGGAATGCCAAGAAGGAGGCACCCCCCATGGAAAAGCCAGAGGTCGTGAAGACTCACCTTCGAGACATGATCATCCTGCCAGAGATGGTGGGCAGTATGGTGGGCGTCTACAATGGCAAGACCTTCAATCAGGTTGAAATTAAACCCGAGATGATTGGACACTACCTGGGCGAATTCTCTATCACCTACAAGCCTATGAAACACGGCCGGCCGGGTATTGGAGCCACCCACTCTTCTCGTTTCATCCCTCTCAAGTAA